A single region of the Acidimicrobiales bacterium genome encodes:
- a CDS encoding hydantoinase/oxoprolinase family protein, with protein sequence MSRGRLRVGIDTGGTFTDVVVLDEQTGALTTTKTPSTPGDPSVGVLTGAEKALAADDNGWDDVASVFHGTTVATNALLQGEVTGLGFLTTRGFRHLLEIGRQSVPDGYGNSYFWVKPDRIVPLHLVREVAERLDATGAVLRPLDDADAAAQAEWFRTHGVTAVGVCLLHSYAEPAHERRVRDVFTEVYPECSVSISSDVLREYREYERSVTTLVDAFVKPTVATYVERLAAELATRAQAGVPFFVMKSNGGMTSAGQAARKPITTVLSGPAAGALGAAAVTRAAGFDRVVTLDGGGTSTDVAVIRGGTPSLTTDATVGRFPAKVPMIDIVTVGAGGGSIAWVSPEGTLKVGPRSAGADPGPLCYGQGGTEPTLTDAALVLGRIPPHLLGGEMPLDVAAARAGIDTLAAAVGLSPEACAEGVLEIWAWNQANAIRQVTVRRGIDVRDLALCAFGGSGPLQAGRLLDILDLPAAVVPPDPGNLCAFGLLTVDVRIDDVRTFVSAHASLDLPALATVFAELEGEAATALGVEGFDPSEQRFVRSADLRYDGQAFEVRVDVPAGPVDAELAAAALARFHDEHQRLYGYSYRDRPEHGVEWVNVRLTGIGPLDAPMLAPVAPGTGEVTPSSLRPAWFAGAWHDTPIVDRAGLGAGDLVAGPAVIEEYGSTVPVPPGVVVEVDRLGTLVMQRKGPT encoded by the coding sequence CTCGCCGCCGACGACAACGGTTGGGACGACGTCGCCTCCGTGTTCCACGGCACGACGGTCGCCACCAACGCACTGCTGCAGGGCGAGGTCACCGGGCTCGGCTTCCTCACCACCCGGGGCTTCCGGCACCTCCTCGAGATCGGCCGCCAGAGCGTCCCCGACGGCTACGGCAACTCGTACTTCTGGGTGAAGCCCGACCGCATCGTGCCGCTGCACCTGGTGCGCGAGGTGGCCGAGCGCCTCGACGCCACCGGCGCGGTGCTGCGGCCGCTCGACGATGCCGACGCCGCGGCCCAGGCCGAGTGGTTCCGCACCCACGGCGTCACCGCCGTCGGCGTCTGCCTGCTGCACTCCTACGCGGAGCCGGCGCACGAGCGGCGGGTGCGCGACGTGTTCACCGAGGTCTACCCCGAGTGCTCGGTGTCGATCAGCTCCGACGTGCTGCGCGAGTACCGCGAGTACGAGCGGTCGGTCACCACGCTGGTCGACGCGTTCGTGAAGCCGACGGTCGCCACCTACGTCGAGCGCCTCGCTGCCGAGCTGGCCACCCGGGCCCAGGCCGGCGTGCCGTTCTTCGTCATGAAGTCCAACGGCGGGATGACGTCGGCCGGGCAGGCGGCCCGCAAGCCGATCACGACCGTGCTGTCCGGCCCGGCGGCCGGGGCCCTGGGCGCCGCCGCGGTGACCAGGGCTGCCGGGTTCGACCGGGTGGTGACCCTCGACGGTGGGGGTACCTCGACCGACGTCGCCGTGATCCGCGGCGGCACGCCGTCGCTCACCACCGACGCCACCGTCGGGCGGTTCCCGGCCAAGGTCCCGATGATCGACATCGTCACCGTCGGGGCCGGCGGCGGGTCGATCGCCTGGGTGTCGCCCGAGGGGACGCTCAAGGTGGGCCCCCGGTCGGCCGGCGCCGACCCCGGGCCGCTCTGCTACGGCCAGGGCGGCACGGAGCCCACGCTGACCGACGCCGCGCTGGTGCTCGGGCGCATCCCGCCCCACCTGCTGGGCGGGGAGATGCCGCTCGACGTCGCCGCGGCCCGCGCCGGCATCGACACCCTGGCCGCCGCCGTGGGCCTGTCGCCGGAGGCGTGCGCCGAGGGCGTCCTCGAGATCTGGGCCTGGAACCAGGCCAACGCCATCCGGCAGGTCACGGTGCGGCGGGGGATCGACGTGCGCGACCTGGCCCTGTGCGCCTTCGGTGGCTCGGGCCCGCTGCAGGCCGGCCGGCTGCTCGACATCCTCGATCTCCCCGCCGCGGTCGTGCCGCCCGACCCCGGCAACCTGTGCGCCTTCGGACTGCTGACGGTCGACGTGCGGATCGACGACGTGCGCACGTTCGTCAGCGCCCACGCCTCGCTCGACCTCCCGGCCCTGGCCACGGTCTTCGCCGAGCTGGAGGGCGAGGCGGCGACGGCGCTGGGGGTCGAGGGGTTCGACCCGTCCGAGCAGCGGTTCGTGCGCTCGGCCGACCTGCGCTACGACGGCCAGGCCTTCGAGGTGCGGGTCGACGTGCCCGCCGGCCCGGTCGACGCCGAGCTGGCCGCCGCGGCGCTGGCCCGCTTCCACGACGAGCACCAGCGGCTCTACGGCTACTCCTACCGGGACCGCCCCGAGCACGGCGTCGAGTGGGTGAACGTGCGGCTGACCGGCATCGGTCCGCTCGACGCTCCGATGCTGGCGCCCGTCGCTCCGGGCACGGGAGAGGTGACGCCCTCGTCGTTGCGGCCGGCGTGGTTCGCCGGGGCGTGGCACGACACCCCGATCGTGGACCGAGCCGGGCTCGGCGCGGGCGACCTGGTCGCCGGGCCGGCGGTGATCGAGGAGTACGGCTCGACGGTGCCGGTGCCGCCCGGGGTCGTGGTCGAGGTCGACCGCCTGGGGACCCTGGTGATGCAGAGGAAGGGACCCACGTGA
- a CDS encoding hydantoinase B/oxoprolinase family protein encodes MTDVDPVLLEIVEGTLASVEAEVEDQIGRTSRSPMIRDQHDFRAGIHDRRLRKLTGRSYSALVHPVVRDFPIETMRPGDIYFHNDVYLSEGGIGHLPDLCVTVPVFHDGEVVAFVQAFGHHDDIGGAVPGSMPSRATSVFEEGLMVPPVKLHDAGVPNEGVIRILTRNSRMPDSIAGDLDAECSACLMGAARLADLFDRFGRAEVEACFDAIVAACTETFRRELLAKIPDGTWTWEDYAEHDGVESPRLHRQRITLTKASDPHRLLLDLTGTGPQAKGPINHAGDYAGGNFLKKWLAPILRNLADTPERMAELDVNEGVVDLIDIRFPPPGTLVTPVFPAPTNARTFVILRLLGVLAGVIAKAVDGYMPADQETIRYTGISGYDASGRWYLNREILGGGSGGRYYADGSDTIHVVPESRNLPVEFVETRFPVRVESLGLATDSGGAGRFRGGLGYRKEIRALEDASYMSVADRSILSCWGVRGGRAGAPFRVTIDPDGPAERVMPGLCDWEPVVAGEVIRIETTGGGGWGDPLEREPWRVALDVRQQKVSPTAATADYGVVFVDPDVSDPTVDEAATTELRARLAAERGTPPMFDRGPGYRHLSGGATHADVDQA; translated from the coding sequence GTGACCGACGTCGACCCGGTGCTGCTGGAGATCGTCGAGGGGACGCTGGCGTCCGTCGAGGCCGAGGTCGAGGACCAGATCGGGCGCACCTCGCGCTCGCCGATGATCCGCGACCAGCACGACTTCCGGGCCGGGATCCACGACCGCCGGCTGCGCAAGCTCACCGGACGCTCCTACTCGGCGCTGGTCCACCCCGTGGTGCGCGACTTCCCGATCGAGACGATGCGCCCCGGCGACATCTACTTCCACAACGACGTGTACCTGTCGGAGGGCGGCATCGGCCACCTGCCCGACCTGTGCGTGACGGTGCCGGTGTTCCACGACGGGGAGGTGGTGGCGTTCGTCCAGGCCTTCGGGCACCACGACGACATCGGCGGCGCGGTCCCCGGGTCGATGCCGTCGCGGGCGACGTCGGTCTTCGAGGAGGGGCTGATGGTGCCGCCGGTCAAGCTGCACGACGCCGGCGTGCCCAACGAGGGCGTGATCCGCATCCTCACCCGCAACTCGCGGATGCCCGACTCGATCGCCGGCGACCTCGACGCCGAGTGCTCCGCCTGCCTGATGGGGGCGGCCCGCCTGGCCGACCTGTTCGACCGCTTCGGCCGGGCCGAGGTCGAGGCGTGCTTCGACGCGATCGTCGCGGCGTGCACCGAGACCTTCCGCCGTGAGCTGCTGGCCAAGATCCCCGACGGCACCTGGACCTGGGAGGACTACGCCGAGCACGACGGCGTCGAGTCGCCCCGCCTGCACCGCCAGCGCATCACGCTGACCAAGGCTTCCGACCCTCACCGGTTGCTGCTCGACCTCACCGGCACCGGCCCCCAGGCGAAGGGCCCGATCAACCACGCCGGCGACTACGCCGGCGGCAACTTCCTGAAGAAGTGGCTGGCGCCGATCCTGCGGAACCTCGCCGACACCCCCGAGCGCATGGCCGAGCTCGACGTGAACGAGGGCGTGGTCGACCTGATCGACATCCGCTTCCCGCCGCCCGGCACGCTCGTCACCCCGGTGTTCCCGGCGCCCACCAACGCCCGGACGTTCGTGATCCTGCGCCTGCTGGGCGTGCTCGCCGGGGTGATCGCCAAGGCGGTCGACGGCTACATGCCCGCCGACCAGGAGACGATCCGCTACACCGGGATCTCCGGGTACGACGCGTCGGGCCGGTGGTACCTCAACCGCGAGATCCTCGGTGGCGGGTCGGGCGGGCGCTACTACGCCGACGGCAGCGACACCATCCACGTGGTGCCCGAGTCGCGCAACCTGCCGGTCGAGTTCGTCGAGACCCGCTTCCCCGTGCGGGTGGAGTCGCTGGGCCTGGCGACCGACTCGGGTGGCGCCGGCCGGTTCCGGGGCGGGTTGGGCTACCGCAAGGAGATCCGGGCCCTGGAGGACGCCAGCTACATGTCGGTGGCCGACCGGTCGATCCTGTCGTGCTGGGGCGTGCGGGGCGGTCGGGCCGGGGCGCCGTTCCGGGTCACGATCGATCCTGATGGTCCCGCCGAGCGGGTCATGCCCGGCCTGTGTGACTGGGAGCCGGTCGTCGCCGGCGAGGTGATCCGGATCGAGACCACCGGGGGCGGCGGCTGGGGCGACCCGCTCGAGCGCGAGCCCTGGCGCGTCGCCCTCGACGTCCGCCAGCAGAAGGTGAGCCCCACCGCCGCCACCGCCGACTACGGCGTGGTGTTCGTCGACCCCGACGTCAGCGACCCCACCGTCGACGAGGCCGCCACCACCGAGCTGCGCGCCCGCCTCGCCGCCGAGCGCGGCACCCCACCGATGTTCGACCGCGGCCCCGGCTACCGCCACCTCTCCGGCGGCGCCACCCACGCCGACGTCGACCAGGCGTGA